A genomic region of Arvicola amphibius chromosome 7, mArvAmp1.2, whole genome shotgun sequence contains the following coding sequences:
- the LOC119819725 gene encoding LOW QUALITY PROTEIN: odorant-binding protein 2a-like (The sequence of the model RefSeq protein was modified relative to this genomic sequence to represent the inferred CDS: deleted 1 base in 1 codon): MKSLLLTFILLGLVAVLKAQELPTDDQEDYSGTWYPKATIYNGSLPSYKIPSKVFPVKVTAVEGGDLEADIIFWKNGQCQDIKIMMKKTKEPGKYTSFHGKKSIYITQLPVKDHYIFYCEAHHHGKLFGMGKLMGRNPEENPEAMKEFKKFVQRKGLKEEDILVPELKVSPLQLQGPVSSPRVARPCLRSLLREGLSRRCDGVMYRALLTPGLLLVSTEHCVPESD, from the exons ATGAAGAGCCTGCTCTTGACCTTCATACTTCTGGGGCTGGTGGCTGTTCTGAAGGCCCAAGAACTTCCAACAGATGACCAGGAAGAT TATTCTGGGACCTGGTATCCAAAGGCCACGATATACAATGGCAGCCTACCCAGTTACAAGATACCCTCAAAGGTTTTCCCTGTGAAGGTGACAGCCGTGGAAGGAGGAGACCTGGAAGCCGACATTATATTCTG GAAGAATGGTCAGTGCCAAGACATTAAAATCATGATG AAAAAAACTAAGGAGCCTGGCAAATACACCTCCT TTCACGGCAAGAAGTCCATCTATATCACACAGCTGCCGGTGAAGGACCACTACATCTTCTACTGTGAAGCTCATCACCACGGGAAGTTATTTGGAATGGGAAAGCTAATGG GGAGAAACCCTGAGGAAAACCCAGAGGCcatgaaagaatttaagaaatttgtACAGCGTAAGGGACTCAAAGAGGAAGACATCCTTGTACCAGAGTTGAAAG TTTCTCCACTGCAGCTTCAAGGTCCTGTCAGCTCTCCCAGGGTTGCCAGGCCCTGCCTCAGGTCTTTGCTGAGGGAGGGTCTGAGCCGCAGGTGTGATGGGGTCATGTACAGGGCCCTTCTCACCCCTGGGCTTCTTTTGGTTTCTACAGAGCACTGTGTGCCTGAAAGCGACTAG